From Gemmatimonadaceae bacterium, the proteins below share one genomic window:
- a CDS encoding formate--tetrahydrofolate ligase — protein MTVPRVPSDIEIAQAARPRPIVDVAADIGLGADEIDLYGKYKAKLPLDVASRPVKGRLVLVTAISPTPAGEGKSTVSVGLAQALRRIGSNAILCIREPSLGPVFGVKGGAAGGGYSQVIPMEDINLHFTGDFHAISSAHALLSAMLDNHLQQGNSLNIEPRRISWPRTIDMNDRALRNAVIGLGGMGEGVVREEHWVIIPASEIMAVVALSTSRKDLEERLRRIIVGATAGKDRQPVRAGQLNASGAMAMLLKDAIRPNLVQTLEGGPALVHCGPFGNIAHGCNSILATRSALALGDVVVTEAGFGSDLGAEKFFDIKCRFGGLNPEAAVLVATIRSLKMQGGMDKKSLTKEDLGALERGLPHLKHHLENVRQFGVPVVIAINRILSDTPEELQMVHDYAAGLGARVVLADVWARGGAGGEDLAREVLAMLDEKSAKYAPLYDAAKPIREKIETIVKRVYGGDGVDYAPAAERAIDYLESIGMGETPVCIAKTQYSLTDDATKLCKPTGFRITINEVYGSAGAGFVVAKAGDIMTMPGLPKVPAAEGMSIKENGEIVGLS, from the coding sequence TTGACGGTTCCACGAGTTCCCTCCGACATCGAGATCGCGCAGGCCGCGCGGCCGCGTCCCATCGTGGACGTGGCCGCGGACATCGGCCTGGGCGCGGACGAAATAGATTTATATGGGAAATATAAAGCCAAGCTGCCGCTGGACGTCGCGTCGCGGCCGGTGAAGGGGCGGCTGGTGTTGGTGACGGCGATCAGCCCGACGCCGGCCGGCGAAGGGAAGAGCACGGTGAGCGTGGGGCTGGCGCAGGCGCTGCGGCGCATCGGCAGCAACGCCATTCTCTGCATACGGGAGCCGAGTCTGGGTCCCGTGTTCGGTGTGAAGGGGGGCGCGGCCGGAGGCGGGTATTCGCAAGTGATCCCGATGGAGGACATCAACCTCCATTTCACCGGCGATTTCCATGCGATCTCGAGCGCGCATGCGCTCCTGTCGGCGATGCTCGACAACCATCTGCAGCAGGGGAATTCGTTGAACATCGAACCCCGGCGGATCAGTTGGCCGCGCACGATCGACATGAACGATCGGGCGCTGCGCAACGCGGTGATCGGACTGGGCGGCATGGGAGAAGGCGTGGTGCGCGAGGAGCACTGGGTGATCATTCCGGCCAGCGAGATCATGGCGGTCGTGGCATTGTCCACGAGCCGCAAGGATCTGGAGGAGCGGCTCAGGCGGATCATCGTGGGTGCCACGGCGGGCAAGGACCGGCAGCCGGTGCGGGCTGGTCAGCTGAACGCGAGTGGGGCGATGGCGATGCTTCTCAAGGACGCCATCCGGCCGAATCTCGTGCAGACGTTGGAGGGTGGGCCGGCGCTGGTGCACTGCGGGCCGTTCGGCAACATCGCGCACGGGTGCAACAGCATTCTGGCCACGCGGTCGGCGCTAGCGCTGGGCGACGTGGTGGTGACCGAGGCGGGGTTCGGGTCGGATCTGGGCGCCGAGAAGTTCTTCGACATCAAGTGCCGGTTCGGGGGGTTGAACCCCGAAGCGGCGGTCCTGGTGGCGACCATCCGTTCGTTGAAGATGCAGGGCGGAATGGACAAGAAGTCGCTGACCAAGGAGGATCTGGGGGCGTTGGAGCGTGGGCTGCCGCATCTCAAGCACCATCTGGAGAACGTGCGGCAGTTCGGGGTGCCGGTGGTGATCGCGATCAATCGGATCCTGAGCGATACGCCCGAGGAGTTGCAGATGGTGCACGACTACGCGGCCGGTCTCGGGGCGCGGGTCGTGCTGGCCGACGTGTGGGCGCGGGGTGGGGCGGGCGGGGAGGATCTGGCCCGGGAGGTGCTGGCCATGCTCGACGAGAAGAGCGCGAAGTACGCGCCGTTGTACGATGCCGCGAAGCCCATTCGCGAGAAGATCGAGACTATCGTGAAACGGGTATACGGAGGCGACGGGGTGGACTATGCGCCGGCGGCCGAGCGGGCGATCGACTATCTCGAGTCGATCGGGATGGGTGAGACGCCCGTGTGCATTGCCAAGACGCAGTATTCCCTCACCGACGATGCGACGAAGCTGTGCAAGCCGACCGGGTTCCGGATCACGATCAACGAGGTGTACGGGAGCGCCGGGGCGGGGTTCGTGGTGGCCAAGGCGGGGGACATCATGACCATGCCGGGGTTGCCGAAGGTGCCGGCGGCGGAGGGGATGTCGATCAAGGAGAACGGGGAGATCGTGGGACTGTCGTAG
- the fdhD gene encoding formate dehydrogenase accessory sulfurtransferase FdhD — protein sequence MADTDPKAGLGPVPGLGYGQAVNVRRFVRLGEDAASEDRAPVAEEVPVAFVYTGRAHAVMMATPTDLEDLAVGFTLSELIVAERGEIRRVTVAPHSRGVELAIEIPAEAVERLGERARAISGRTGCGLCGVEAIDDAVRAPRVVTSTLAIESEALWRAGAALDARQPFNQATHAVHGAAWASADGELRVVREDVGRHNALDKVLGALARGGIDASSGFLVVTSRASFELVQKAAVFGVPLLAAVSRPTGLAVRLAEMCGMSLVGLLRGRTANVYAHPERVRAPITQEQS from the coding sequence ATGGCGGACACTGATCCGAAGGCCGGGCTCGGGCCCGTTCCGGGGCTCGGGTACGGGCAGGCGGTGAACGTGCGGCGGTTCGTGCGTCTCGGCGAGGATGCCGCGAGCGAGGACCGGGCGCCGGTGGCCGAGGAAGTGCCCGTGGCGTTCGTGTACACGGGGCGGGCGCATGCCGTGATGATGGCCACGCCCACCGATCTCGAAGACCTGGCCGTCGGGTTCACGTTGAGCGAATTGATAGTGGCCGAGCGCGGGGAGATCCGCCGGGTGACCGTGGCGCCGCACAGTCGTGGGGTGGAGCTGGCGATCGAGATTCCCGCCGAGGCCGTCGAGCGGCTGGGCGAGCGGGCGCGGGCGATTTCGGGGCGAACCGGCTGTGGGTTGTGCGGCGTCGAGGCGATCGACGATGCCGTGCGGGCGCCGCGTGTGGTGACCTCGACGCTCGCCATCGAGTCTGAGGCGTTGTGGAGGGCGGGGGCCGCGCTGGATGCGCGCCAGCCCTTCAACCAGGCCACGCACGCGGTGCACGGAGCGGCGTGGGCCTCGGCGGACGGCGAGTTGCGCGTGGTGCGCGAGGATGTCGGCCGGCACAACGCGCTGGACAAGGTTCTGGGTGCGCTGGCCCGCGGGGGAATCGACGCGTCGAGCGGATTCCTGGTCGTGACCAGTCGCGCGAGTTTCGAGCTGGTGCAGAAGGCGGCGGTGTTCGGGGTCCCGCTGTTGGCCGCCGTTTCGCGTCCTACCGGTCTGGCCGTGCGGCTCGCCGAGATGTGTGGCATGAGTCTCGTCGGGTTGTTGCGCGGGCGGACCGCGAATGTGTATGCCCACCCGGAGCGTGTGCGCGCTCCCATCACGCAGGAGCAGAGTTGA
- a CDS encoding 2Fe-2S iron-sulfur cluster-binding protein, whose translation MTGIAPVPLAQIRRRRDADVKRVGLTIDGREVVVPEGTTILAACTQLGIEIPTLCFLETLRPVNVCRICVVEVKGARVLVPSCSRAVEAGMEVQTNSPRVRHSRKLILEMLGSSVDLSQTPQVAEWMREYGAKPERYGSKAPPSAAGARDALVPGHHEPPDPAYAATVAQPAKVDNDLYVRDYAKCILCYKCVEACGPEHQNTFAIAVAGRGFDARISTELAVALPQSACVYCGNCIAVCPTGALVARTEFDMRADGTWNEAAQTSADTICPYCGVGCTLTLHVQDGEIVKATSPLDNDVTLGNLCIKGRFGWRFVKGAVKGAGVVAGNGKAHGGH comes from the coding sequence ATGACCGGCATCGCTCCAGTACCGCTCGCTCAGATCCGCCGGCGCCGCGACGCCGACGTGAAGCGGGTCGGCCTCACCATTGACGGCCGCGAGGTCGTGGTGCCCGAGGGCACGACGATCCTCGCCGCCTGCACCCAACTCGGCATCGAGATCCCGACGCTCTGCTTTCTGGAAACGCTGCGGCCCGTGAACGTGTGCCGCATCTGTGTGGTGGAGGTGAAGGGGGCGCGCGTGCTGGTGCCCAGCTGTTCGCGTGCCGTCGAGGCCGGCATGGAGGTCCAGACCAACTCGCCGCGGGTGCGGCACAGCCGCAAGCTCATCCTCGAGATGCTGGGGTCGTCGGTGGATCTGTCGCAGACGCCGCAGGTGGCTGAGTGGATGCGGGAGTACGGGGCGAAGCCCGAGCGGTACGGCTCCAAGGCGCCGCCGTCGGCCGCGGGGGCGCGCGACGCGCTGGTGCCCGGGCACCACGAGCCGCCCGATCCCGCGTACGCGGCCACGGTGGCACAACCGGCCAAGGTGGACAACGATCTCTACGTGCGCGACTACGCCAAGTGCATTCTCTGCTACAAGTGCGTGGAGGCATGCGGGCCCGAGCATCAAAACACGTTTGCGATCGCCGTGGCGGGGCGCGGATTCGACGCGCGCATCTCGACCGAGCTGGCCGTGGCGCTGCCGCAGTCGGCGTGCGTCTATTGTGGGAATTGTATAGCCGTCTGTCCCACGGGCGCGCTGGTGGCGAGGACGGAGTTCGACATGCGGGCCGACGGCACGTGGAACGAGGCCGCGCAGACGTCGGCCGACACCATCTGTCCGTACTGCGGGGTGGGGTGCACGCTCACCCTGCACGTGCAGGACGGGGAGATCGTGAAGGCCACCAGTCCGCTGGACAACGACGTGACGCTCGGCAATCTGTGCATCAAGGGCCGTTTCGGGTGGCGGTTCGTGAAGGGTGCCGTGAAGGGAGCGGGCGTCGTGGCGGGGAACGGCAAGGCGCATGGCGGACACTGA